A genome region from Clostridium pasteurianum includes the following:
- a CDS encoding YitT family protein, with protein sequence MSEDTKIKITKQTTLNVLYTILGCFLSSIGLNLFLVHAHLLSPGVSGIALILQYLFKIPAGISYLLMNLPLFLLSYKVMGKRFTIMTVLGTLTFSIAFNLTAPFKNLLSINDPILLCVYGGVLNGLGTGIVLSNYGSMGGLDIVAAAIKKKHENFEFGTSSFVINIVIITFGAIFFGISSALYTLFSIYIAYFITDKVLIGFNKQKLVMIITNKEEELSVNIMKHVNRGVTFLYGEGAYTKIDKKVLYCVVTTQQLPLLKRIVRNTDESSFMSILDISEVHGNGFKGNVFS encoded by the coding sequence ATGTCTGAAGATACTAAAATAAAAATCACAAAGCAAACCACTTTAAACGTACTTTATACAATACTCGGCTGTTTCCTTTCTTCTATTGGTCTAAATCTTTTTCTTGTTCATGCGCACCTTTTAAGTCCTGGTGTATCTGGTATAGCACTTATACTTCAATATTTATTTAAAATACCTGCTGGTATATCATATTTACTAATGAATCTACCACTCTTTCTTTTAAGCTATAAAGTAATGGGAAAAAGATTTACTATAATGACTGTTCTTGGAACCCTTACATTCTCCATTGCTTTTAATTTAACCGCACCATTCAAAAATTTATTAAGTATAAATGATCCTATTCTTTTATGTGTATATGGCGGAGTTTTAAATGGACTTGGTACTGGTATAGTTTTAAGCAACTATGGTTCCATGGGAGGTCTTGATATTGTTGCCGCAGCAATTAAAAAGAAACATGAGAATTTTGAATTTGGAACAAGTTCCTTTGTAATAAACATAGTCATTATTACTTTTGGAGCAATTTTCTTCGGAATTTCAAGTGCCTTATATACCCTTTTTTCTATTTACATAGCTTATTTTATAACAGATAAGGTTTTGATTGGTTTTAACAAGCAAAAACTCGTTATGATAATAACAAATAAAGAAGAAGAGCTAAGCGTTAATATAATGAAACACGTAAATAGAGGAGTGACATTTCTATATGGTGAAGGTGCTTACACTAAAATAGATAAAAAAGTTTTATACTGTGTTGTTACAACTCAACAGCTCCCACTGCTAAAAAGAATAGTAAGAAATACAGATGAATCTTCATTCATGTCTATACTTGATATTTCTGAGGTTCATGGTAATGGCTTTAAAGGAAATGTCTTTAGCTAA
- a CDS encoding PocR ligand-binding domain-containing protein, producing MASGEFQNVLIKDVIDIDFLQSFQDNFSESMGIAAVTVDNDGKPVTRPSNYMGFCNMIQSTTEGKNRCASSHRMGGEEAVRTGKPYIYTCKSGLIDFAAPIIIGGQHIGTVLGGQLVNSKKDKEKTLQILNNLGEDESKYSNELEKITIIEERRVTAAAEVLFNVTNTLGLVGYQKLKLGTATGTFVDNFSQISAAMEELAASSMDVTQNQETLNKEILNVKDVANEINSILAEIKSIADQSKMLGLNAAIEAARAGDLGKGFGVVAAEMRKLSESSKETAVKADKLTGEIVKSVDKTLEVSGATVNTTSQQAAAIEETNASIEEVTSMADELRNLAL from the coding sequence ATGGCGTCAGGTGAGTTTCAAAATGTACTCATTAAAGATGTAATTGACATTGATTTCTTACAAAGTTTTCAAGATAATTTTTCAGAGAGTATGGGGATTGCGGCAGTAACTGTAGATAATGATGGTAAGCCAGTCACTAGACCTAGCAATTATATGGGATTTTGTAATATGATTCAAAGTACAACTGAAGGAAAAAATAGATGTGCATCTTCACATAGAATGGGTGGGGAGGAAGCAGTAAGGACGGGAAAACCATATATATATACTTGTAAATCAGGATTAATTGATTTTGCTGCGCCTATAATAATTGGTGGACAGCATATTGGAACTGTTTTAGGTGGACAACTTGTAAATTCAAAAAAGGACAAAGAAAAGACATTGCAGATTTTGAATAATTTAGGTGAGGATGAAAGCAAATATTCAAATGAATTGGAAAAGATAACCATTATAGAAGAAAGAAGAGTTACAGCAGCAGCAGAAGTATTATTTAATGTAACCAATACATTAGGACTAGTAGGATACCAAAAATTAAAATTAGGTACTGCAACGGGTACGTTTGTTGATAATTTTAGTCAAATTTCTGCAGCAATGGAGGAGTTAGCAGCTTCTTCCATGGATGTAACGCAAAATCAAGAGACACTTAATAAGGAAATTTTGAATGTAAAAGATGTTGCAAATGAAATAAATAGTATTTTAGCAGAAATCAAAAGTATAGCAGATCAAAGTAAAATGTTAGGCTTAAATGCTGCAATAGAGGCTGCACGTGCAGGAGATCTTGGGAAGGGTTTCGGAGTAGTTGCAGCTGAAATGAGAAAGCTTTCAGAGAGTTCAAAGGAAACAGCAGTTAAGGCGGATAAACTTACTGGGGAGATAGTAAAATCTGTAGACAAAACTTTAGAAGTTTCAGGTGCAACAGTGAATACTACATCACAGCAGGCAGCTGCTATAGAAGAAACGAATGCAAGTATTGAAGAAGTTACAAGTATGGCTGATGAATTAAGAAATTTAGCATTATAA
- a CDS encoding AraC family transcriptional regulator: MNWIGDMNNALFYIEDNIEKDIDSSDIAKVAHMSKFHFLRTFKILTGITASDYIRERRLSLSARDVISSKLKIIDIAYKYGYETPEAFTKAFKRLHGISPSDARKNRKVLKAIPPLSFQITVKGEEKMNYKIEARKSFKISGILRHFNSKNEESFKKIPKFWNEICKNGQYDIIQKNRGSLGVMGVSLNFNDETQDFDYGIAVEGDKLKGIDNYSVIEIPELSFAVFECVGPMPDAMHKLYRRIFSEWFPATKYEHADGPEFEIYLSGDMSADDYKSEIWIPVIEKGVK, translated from the coding sequence ATGAACTGGATAGGTGATATGAATAATGCACTTTTTTATATCGAAGATAATATTGAAAAGGATATTGATTCTAGTGATATAGCAAAGGTAGCTCATATGTCAAAATTTCATTTCCTTAGAACATTTAAAATTTTAACGGGTATAACTGCTAGCGATTATATACGTGAAAGAAGATTGTCACTTTCAGCTAGAGATGTGATTTCTAGTAAGCTCAAAATAATAGATATAGCGTATAAGTATGGATATGAGACACCAGAAGCATTTACAAAAGCATTTAAAAGGTTACATGGAATTTCCCCGTCTGACGCTAGAAAAAATAGAAAAGTTCTTAAGGCTATCCCACCGTTGTCCTTTCAAATAACTGTAAAGGGAGAAGAAAAAATGAATTATAAAATCGAAGCCAGAAAAAGTTTTAAAATTTCAGGGATATTGAGGCATTTTAACAGTAAAAATGAGGAAAGTTTTAAAAAGATACCTAAGTTTTGGAATGAAATCTGCAAAAATGGTCAGTATGATATCATACAGAAAAATCGGGGTAGTCTTGGTGTTATGGGAGTTTCATTAAATTTTAATGATGAGACACAAGATTTTGACTATGGCATAGCAGTGGAAGGGGATAAGCTTAAAGGTATTGACAATTATAGTGTTATAGAAATACCAGAGTTATCTTTTGCAGTTTTTGAATGTGTTGGACCAATGCCAGATGCCATGCATAAACTTTATAGAAGAATTTTTTCCGAATGGTTTCCTGCTACTAAATATGAGCATGCAGACGGTCCTGAATTTGAAATTTATTTATCAGGTGACATGAGTGCAGATGATTATAAAAGTGAAATTTGGATACCTGTAATTGAAAAAGGTGTGAAGTAA
- a CDS encoding ECF transporter S component, with amino-acid sequence MKQNTKNLVRAALLLAIAIVFQFIGKSFPDSQVFVGPAVNAILILAAFIAGTGYGIMVGVFTPLLAFVLGQLNPILGPFIPFIMIGNALYVLCFGLLKNKNIIFSYIGIIIASIVKFLFLDLSATKVVKMLHIGPSGQKGQMFNKILLKSMTTPQLITALIGGIIAVIIITILRKNKSLDA; translated from the coding sequence ATGAAACAAAACACTAAAAATTTAGTACGAGCTGCCTTACTGCTCGCAATCGCAATTGTATTTCAATTTATAGGTAAGAGTTTTCCGGATAGCCAAGTTTTTGTTGGTCCAGCTGTAAATGCTATTTTAATTTTAGCCGCTTTTATCGCAGGTACTGGATACGGAATAATGGTTGGTGTATTTACTCCCCTACTGGCTTTTGTACTTGGTCAGCTTAATCCAATACTTGGACCATTTATACCTTTTATAATGATTGGAAATGCTTTATATGTACTTTGCTTTGGCTTACTTAAGAATAAAAATATAATATTCAGTTATATAGGTATTATAATTGCTTCTATTGTAAAATTCTTATTCTTAGATTTATCGGCTACAAAAGTAGTTAAAATGCTACACATAGGACCCTCAGGTCAAAAAGGACAAATGTTCAATAAAATTCTCCTAAAATCTATGACTACGCCTCAACTTATAACAGCCTTAATAGGTGGAATTATCGCTGTTATTATAATAACTATATTAAGAAAAAACAAATCCCTAGATGCTTAG
- a CDS encoding HD domain-containing protein — protein sequence MKGFRQLHTQYTLHDEVHLLNVTEIMTYLVSEDVINELNPAEISLLILSAFFHDQGMVLDEEKMKELKHDDNFKLFKENWILNHHNFSDIKQRISDLNVSDDARERCMQLYNELRSALLTDYIRINHGEESKKYICSNYSRTYTIRHEMHSSHLSKSSIAIYGLDR from the coding sequence ATGAAAGGCTTTAGACAATTACATACACAATATACTCTTCATGACGAAGTACATTTACTTAATGTTACAGAGATTATGACTTACTTAGTATCAGAGGATGTTATAAATGAACTTAATCCAGCTGAAATTTCATTGTTAATATTATCAGCTTTTTTTCATGATCAAGGAATGGTACTTGATGAAGAGAAGATGAAAGAATTAAAGCATGATGATAACTTTAAATTGTTTAAGGAAAATTGGATATTAAATCATCATAATTTTTCAGATATAAAACAAAGAATTAGTGACTTAAATGTTAGTGATGATGCAAGAGAAAGATGTATGCAATTATATAATGAATTACGAAGTGCATTGTTAACAGATTATATTAGGATAAATCATGGTGAAGAATCAAAAAAATATATATGCTCAAATTATTCCAGAACTTATACGATACGACATGAAATGCATTCATCCCATTTATCAAAGAGTTCCATTGCAATTTATGGATTGGATAGATAG